The Paenibacillus sophorae genome has a segment encoding these proteins:
- a CDS encoding ABC transporter ATP-binding protein translates to MAASATAVLLDVKEASRSFGGLKALSEVSLHINKGELIGLIGPNGAGKTTLFNLLTGVYPPSTGSIILNNESVGGMKPYKINHKGAARTFQNIRLFTAMTVLDNVKIAFHQHAKHSMFTSMLRLPKHFNGEGEITQKAIDILKIFNLDDQSEELAGNLSYGNQRRLEIARALAAGPKLLLLDEPAAGMNPNETRDLMNLIAWIRKEFDLTILLIEHDMSLVMGVCDRIYVLDRGMLIANGTPSEIRSNPKVIEAYLGQEA, encoded by the coding sequence ATGGCGGCATCGGCGACAGCAGTGCTTCTTGATGTTAAGGAAGCCAGCCGTTCCTTCGGGGGACTAAAGGCGCTCAGCGAGGTTTCTCTTCATATCAATAAAGGCGAGTTGATCGGTCTGATCGGACCGAACGGCGCCGGCAAAACAACGCTGTTCAATCTGCTGACCGGTGTTTACCCGCCCTCTACGGGCAGTATTATCCTTAACAATGAGTCGGTCGGCGGCATGAAACCATACAAGATCAATCACAAGGGAGCAGCACGTACCTTTCAGAACATCCGCCTGTTTACGGCTATGACAGTGCTGGATAACGTCAAAATTGCCTTTCACCAGCATGCCAAGCACTCCATGTTCACCTCTATGCTTCGCCTGCCGAAGCATTTCAATGGGGAGGGCGAAATTACGCAGAAGGCGATAGATATTCTGAAAATATTCAATCTCGATGATCAAAGCGAAGAGCTTGCCGGCAATCTCAGCTATGGCAACCAGCGGCGCCTTGAAATCGCGCGGGCGCTTGCGGCCGGACCGAAGCTGCTGCTGCTCGACGAGCCGGCGGCCGGTATGAATCCGAACGAGACGCGCGATTTGATGAATCTCATTGCCTGGATCCGCAAGGAGTTTGACCTTACGATTCTTCTGATCGAGCACGATATGTCGCTTGTTATGGGAGTCTGCGACCGGATTTATGTACTCGACCGCGGAATGCTCATCGCAAACGGTACGCCGTCCGAAATCCGGAGCAATCCGAAGGTTATCGAAGCGTATTTGGGACAGGAGGCGTAA
- a CDS encoding DeoR/GlpR family DNA-binding transcription regulator, translating into MLTEERYGMIIQRLQEKGVVKMQELTELLGASESTVRRDLIDLESRNLLKRVHGGASLLPHKSQELGMEEKTSKNIQQKNSIASLAACQLLDGECIYLDAGTTTLAMISLIEAKNVTVVTNGLSHIEELVRKQIPSYLLGGMMKSHTKAVVGSIALQNMENFRFDKCFLGTNGVDAKMGYTTPDPEEALIKRRAHQLSGKTYVLADSSKFGEVAFAKLFDLHEATVITDTVPERLRQSIASKTKIIEG; encoded by the coding sequence ATGCTAACCGAAGAACGCTACGGAATGATAATACAGCGCTTACAAGAGAAGGGCGTCGTCAAGATGCAGGAGCTTACCGAATTGCTCGGGGCTTCGGAATCGACGGTACGACGGGATTTAATTGATCTTGAGAGCCGTAATTTGCTGAAAAGGGTTCATGGTGGAGCTTCGCTGCTGCCTCATAAAAGCCAGGAGCTCGGTATGGAAGAGAAAACCTCCAAGAACATTCAGCAAAAAAACTCCATCGCCTCACTGGCCGCCTGTCAACTGCTCGATGGTGAATGTATTTATCTGGATGCGGGAACAACAACGTTAGCAATGATTTCCCTTATTGAGGCCAAAAATGTGACCGTAGTGACTAACGGCTTGTCGCATATTGAAGAGCTGGTTAGGAAGCAAATCCCCAGTTATCTTCTCGGCGGTATGATGAAGAGCCATACCAAAGCCGTAGTCGGAAGCATTGCGCTTCAGAATATGGAGAACTTCCGTTTCGATAAATGCTTTCTGGGTACAAACGGTGTAGATGCCAAGATGGGGTATACAACGCCTGATCCCGAAGAAGCGCTGATTAAGAGACGGGCTCACCAGTTATCTGGCAAAACCTATGTGCTCGCGGACTCCAGCAAATTTGGCGAGGTCGCTTTTGCCAAGCTGTTCGATTTGCATGAGGCTACCGTGATAACGGATACCGTTCCGGAAAGGCTGCGCCAATCCATTGCAAGTAAAACCAAAATAATTGAGGGGTAA
- a CDS encoding Lrp/AsnC family transcriptional regulator: protein MSQALIDEIDLLILRQLIHDSTLSHKEIGRTVHMTGQAVGARIRRLRELGVITGYSIGWDPEKLGLHVHALITVFLNSGGAHQTFLQFVASEEEIEEAYRVSGEGCYWMRARTQSPERLNALLDRLLKYGNYKVSLAIGQVK from the coding sequence ATGAGCCAAGCGCTTATAGACGAGATCGATCTGCTCATTCTGCGGCAGCTGATACACGACTCCACACTCAGCCATAAGGAGATTGGCCGTACGGTTCATATGACGGGGCAGGCTGTGGGGGCGCGTATTCGCAGGCTGCGGGAACTGGGCGTAATTACGGGTTATTCGATTGGCTGGGATCCGGAAAAGCTGGGACTTCACGTGCACGCCTTGATCACGGTATTTCTGAATTCAGGCGGCGCCCACCAGACATTCCTGCAGTTCGTTGCATCCGAGGAGGAGATTGAAGAGGCTTACCGCGTCAGCGGCGAGGGCTGTTATTGGATGCGGGCACGCACGCAAAGCCCGGAACGGTTGAACGCGCTGCTCGACCGCCTGCTAAAGTACGGTAACTATAAAGTGAGCCTCGCTATCGGCCAGGTAAAATAG
- a CDS encoding ABC transporter ATP-binding protein, with translation MLKVQGINVYYGAIHALKDLSISVNQGEIVTLIGANGAGKSTLLKTLSGLLKPKTGSIDFLDKSITNQSVQAIVKQGLIHCPEGRRVFANMSVEENLELGAYLQDSSNLAADFEKVYNTFPRLRERKKQQAGTLSGGEQQMLAMGRAIMGHPKLLLLDEPSMGLAPLLVQDIFKIIQEVNAAGTTVLLVEQNAHQALKIAHRAYVLETGRVVLEGDAKELADSEEIKMAYLGH, from the coding sequence ATGCTTAAAGTACAGGGAATCAACGTTTACTACGGAGCCATTCACGCTCTGAAAGACCTCAGCATCAGCGTCAATCAGGGAGAGATCGTTACGCTGATCGGAGCCAACGGCGCCGGCAAGTCGACGCTTCTCAAGACGCTTTCGGGATTGCTTAAGCCGAAGACGGGAAGCATTGATTTTTTGGATAAATCCATTACGAACCAGAGCGTTCAGGCGATCGTCAAGCAGGGGCTGATTCATTGCCCCGAAGGACGACGCGTGTTTGCCAATATGTCTGTAGAGGAAAATCTGGAGCTTGGCGCTTATTTGCAGGATTCCAGCAATTTGGCAGCCGACTTCGAGAAAGTCTACAATACATTCCCGAGACTTCGGGAACGCAAGAAGCAGCAGGCCGGAACACTGTCCGGCGGCGAACAGCAAATGCTCGCCATGGGGCGCGCTATTATGGGACATCCGAAGCTGCTTCTGCTGGATGAACCGTCCATGGGCCTCGCCCCGCTTCTGGTGCAGGATATTTTCAAGATTATTCAGGAAGTGAACGCGGCCGGAACGACCGTGCTGCTGGTTGAACAAAATGCGCATCAGGCACTCAAAATCGCCCACCGCGCATATGTATTGGAAACCGGCAGAGTCGTGCTGGAAGGAGACGCCAAGGAATTGGCGGATTCCGAAGAAATCAAAATGGCTTATCTTGGGCACTAA
- a CDS encoding PTS fructose transporter subunit IIABC, which translates to MRITDLMIKQTMVMDLQATTKDAAIDELIASLSASGRINDPVLFKQMILKREEESSTGIGGGIAMPHAKTKAVNEATVVFAKSAGGVDFESLDGEPAHLFFMIAAPEGAANTHLRTLAALSRLLIDVEFIDKLKNTQTPDEVTALFDAKQEEQEAAKKAEEAKAKQEEEAKAKAEQSSTSGMIVGNPSNMEAFVVAVTACPTGIAHTFMAEDALKKKAKEMGINIRVETNGSEGAKNVLTPDEIRRASGVIVAADKQVEMARFDGKPLLQRPVSDGIRKPEELISKAAAGDAPIFHSQGKAASDAPSAGKTSIGSKIYKDLMNGISHMLPFVVGGGILLAISFLFEQIASVDNPIVKLLQTIGGGDGAFHFLIPILAGFIAMSIGDRPALMPGIVGGFMAASSNAGFLGGLAAGFLAGYVVIGLRKVFAGIPKTLDGLKPILLYPVFGLLVTGAIMYYLFDPFFSWINTGLIDVLNNLGTGNAVLLGLVLGGMMAIDMGGPFNKAAYTFAIGVFTSTGDGAMMAAVMAGGMVPPLAIALATTLFKNKFTEDERKSGITNYVLGLSFITEGAIPFAAADPMRVLTSCILGSAVAGGLTQFWKINIPAPHGGIFVAALANHALLFLLAVAIGAVISALVFGVWKKPLVDAEKQIEVSAKRSIV; encoded by the coding sequence ATGAGAATTACAGACCTGATGATCAAACAGACAATGGTCATGGATTTGCAAGCCACAACCAAGGATGCGGCAATCGATGAATTGATTGCCAGCCTTTCCGCAAGCGGCCGGATTAACGATCCGGTGCTGTTTAAGCAAATGATTCTGAAGCGTGAAGAAGAGTCCAGCACGGGCATCGGCGGCGGGATTGCCATGCCTCATGCGAAGACCAAAGCTGTTAATGAAGCGACGGTTGTATTTGCGAAAAGCGCCGGCGGCGTAGATTTTGAATCCTTGGATGGAGAACCGGCGCATCTATTCTTCATGATCGCCGCTCCGGAAGGCGCAGCTAATACGCATCTGCGTACGCTTGCCGCCCTTTCCCGGCTGCTGATCGATGTTGAATTCATCGACAAACTGAAGAATACCCAGACGCCGGATGAAGTAACGGCACTCTTCGACGCCAAACAGGAGGAGCAAGAAGCGGCCAAAAAGGCGGAAGAGGCAAAAGCCAAACAGGAAGAAGAAGCAAAAGCGAAAGCCGAGCAATCGTCCACAAGCGGAATGATCGTCGGCAATCCAAGCAATATGGAAGCGTTTGTAGTCGCCGTTACCGCGTGTCCGACAGGCATTGCCCACACTTTTATGGCTGAAGATGCCCTTAAGAAGAAAGCCAAAGAGATGGGAATTAATATCCGCGTCGAAACCAACGGTTCCGAGGGTGCAAAGAATGTGCTGACTCCCGATGAAATCCGCCGGGCGAGCGGTGTTATCGTTGCGGCTGACAAGCAGGTAGAAATGGCCCGTTTCGACGGCAAGCCACTGCTGCAAAGACCGGTAAGCGACGGCATCCGCAAGCCGGAAGAACTGATTAGCAAAGCGGCTGCCGGCGATGCTCCGATTTTCCACAGCCAAGGCAAAGCCGCTTCGGATGCGCCGTCTGCGGGCAAGACCAGCATCGGTAGCAAAATCTATAAAGATTTGATGAACGGTATTTCCCATATGCTGCCCTTTGTGGTCGGCGGCGGTATTTTACTCGCAATTTCCTTCTTGTTTGAGCAGATTGCAAGTGTAGATAATCCGATTGTTAAGCTTCTGCAAACCATTGGCGGCGGTGACGGAGCATTCCACTTCCTGATTCCGATCCTGGCTGGTTTCATTGCAATGAGCATCGGTGACCGTCCTGCATTGATGCCGGGTATTGTCGGCGGCTTTATGGCGGCGAGCTCCAATGCCGGTTTCCTTGGCGGTCTTGCCGCCGGTTTCCTGGCCGGTTATGTTGTTATCGGATTGCGCAAGGTGTTTGCAGGCATCCCCAAGACGCTTGACGGTCTGAAACCGATTCTGCTGTATCCTGTATTCGGTCTGCTTGTTACCGGCGCTATTATGTACTACCTGTTCGATCCGTTCTTTAGCTGGATCAACACGGGTCTCATCGACGTTCTGAACAATCTTGGAACCGGCAACGCCGTTCTGCTGGGACTTGTCCTTGGCGGCATGATGGCGATTGACATGGGCGGTCCCTTCAATAAAGCGGCTTATACGTTTGCCATTGGCGTCTTCACATCCACCGGCGACGGTGCGATGATGGCGGCTGTTATGGCGGGCGGCATGGTTCCTCCGCTTGCAATCGCACTGGCTACCACACTGTTCAAGAATAAATTCACGGAAGATGAACGGAAATCCGGCATAACGAACTATGTGCTTGGCCTATCCTTCATCACCGAAGGCGCAATTCCGTTTGCGGCTGCCGACCCGATGCGTGTCCTGACTTCCTGTATCCTGGGTTCGGCTGTTGCCGGGGGATTGACCCAATTTTGGAAAATTAATATTCCGGCTCCGCACGGCGGCATCTTCGTAGCCGCACTCGCAAACCATGCACTGCTGTTCCTGCTGGCGGTTGCCATCGGCGCGGTAATCTCCGCTCTGGTATTCGGAGTGTGGAAGAAGCCGCTTGTAGACGCAGAGAAGCAGATCGAAGTAAGTGCCAAACGTTCTATCGTTTAA
- a CDS encoding MBL fold metallo-hydrolase — translation MKLQLIRHAALWLEYGGSVFLIDPMLGEPGAYPPIVNSGNERRNPLVGLPGPVNRWLKPDAVIVTHFHNDHWDDAAVSLLPKDIPLFSQIEDGDRIGGQGFTAVTPIQEQAEFRGVRLIRTRGRHGTGEIGRLMGPVSGFILQAPDEPVLYIAGDTIWCEEVQETLDRYQPETVVINAGEARFVTGCPITMNDEDISRLCVHAPKTKVVAVHMDTINHCHLTRDKLRERLEDKGLLGRVLIPSDGEFPALD, via the coding sequence ATGAAGCTTCAATTAATAAGACATGCGGCTCTTTGGCTGGAGTACGGCGGTTCCGTCTTTTTGATCGATCCGATGCTCGGTGAGCCCGGAGCCTATCCGCCGATTGTGAACAGCGGCAATGAACGGCGGAATCCGCTCGTTGGTCTTCCCGGTCCAGTGAACAGGTGGCTTAAGCCGGATGCCGTAATTGTAACCCATTTTCACAATGACCACTGGGACGATGCTGCCGTTTCCTTGCTTCCAAAGGATATTCCGCTATTTAGCCAGATAGAGGACGGGGATCGGATCGGCGGCCAAGGCTTTACAGCGGTTACTCCAATCCAAGAGCAGGCGGAATTCCGTGGAGTCCGGTTAATCCGTACAAGAGGCAGACATGGTACCGGAGAGATCGGGCGGCTGATGGGACCGGTGTCCGGCTTTATACTCCAAGCGCCTGATGAGCCCGTGCTCTATATTGCCGGAGATACGATCTGGTGTGAAGAGGTGCAGGAAACACTAGACCGGTATCAGCCGGAAACGGTGGTGATCAATGCGGGGGAAGCGCGGTTTGTTACCGGATGCCCCATTACGATGAACGATGAAGATATATCAAGGCTGTGCGTGCATGCTCCCAAGACGAAAGTGGTAGCCGTCCATATGGATACGATCAACCACTGCCATCTGACAAGGGATAAACTGCGGGAACGGCTTGAAGATAAAGGATTACTCGGCAGGGTGCTCATTCCATCGGACGGGGAGTTTCCTGCGCTTGACTGA
- a CDS encoding DinB family protein has translation MQNKISEVLLQNWDYAMDQEDWAPPLKDALDGVSSEQTLWKPQGEAANSIWETVNHLTYYKDRLLRKLKGLPKLPDLESNDATFTVTESSEEAWEQAVSHLKKVHADLREIIEALGEGAYDWGGSGHAPGEEVMSLILHDAYHTGQIVLVRKLQGSWPSKRSFN, from the coding sequence ATGCAAAACAAAATTAGTGAGGTTCTGCTCCAAAACTGGGATTATGCAATGGATCAGGAGGATTGGGCACCGCCGCTGAAGGATGCGCTGGATGGGGTGAGCAGTGAGCAGACTCTCTGGAAGCCGCAGGGAGAAGCCGCCAACTCGATTTGGGAGACGGTCAATCATCTGACTTATTACAAGGATCGGCTGCTGCGGAAGCTGAAGGGCCTTCCTAAGCTACCAGATTTGGAGAGCAACGACGCTACATTTACAGTGACGGAAAGCAGTGAAGAAGCGTGGGAGCAGGCGGTTTCCCATCTCAAAAAAGTCCATGCCGACCTGCGTGAAATTATTGAGGCGCTGGGGGAAGGCGCATATGATTGGGGCGGTTCGGGGCATGCTCCCGGAGAAGAAGTAATGAGCCTTATTCTGCATGATGCTTATCATACGGGACAAATTGTGTTGGTTCGTAAGCTGCAGGGCTCCTGGCCGTCCAAACGAAGTTTTAATTAG
- the pfkB gene encoding 1-phosphofructokinase, with amino-acid sequence MIYTVTLNPSIDYIVEVEDLKLGDLNRMKRDLKLPGGKGINVSRVLDQLGVENTALGFLGGFTGRYIADKLREDSIQSDFVFVADDTRINIKLKHGDETEINGLGPVIRDEEAQQLLDKLSHLQQNDIVILSGSAPPSLGGDFYQKLIEACGQSGAEFVIDTTGKALMKALVHKPLVVKPNHHELAELYGVTIDSVEEIITYGRKLLEEGAKHVLISMAGEGALLITENEVYRATVPSGTVKNSVGAGDSMIAGFVGTLFLTGDPIEAFRAGVASGSATAFSDDLATKEEIERLRPQVKISKL; translated from the coding sequence ATGATCTATACTGTAACGCTTAACCCTTCCATCGATTACATCGTGGAGGTTGAAGACCTGAAGCTCGGCGACTTGAACCGGATGAAGCGGGATTTGAAGCTTCCTGGCGGCAAGGGGATTAACGTTTCCCGCGTATTGGACCAGCTGGGGGTAGAAAATACGGCTCTCGGCTTTCTAGGAGGGTTCACCGGCCGGTATATCGCGGACAAATTACGTGAAGACTCGATCCAGAGCGATTTCGTGTTCGTAGCGGATGACACCCGGATCAACATCAAGCTCAAACACGGGGACGAGACGGAGATTAACGGCCTTGGGCCTGTTATCCGTGACGAAGAAGCGCAGCAGCTGCTGGACAAATTGTCCCATCTGCAGCAGAACGACATTGTCATATTGTCCGGAAGCGCGCCCCCTTCTCTTGGAGGGGATTTCTATCAGAAACTTATCGAGGCCTGTGGACAGTCCGGAGCGGAATTCGTCATCGATACTACCGGCAAGGCTCTGATGAAAGCTCTGGTTCATAAACCGCTGGTGGTAAAGCCGAATCATCACGAGCTGGCCGAATTGTACGGCGTTACGATTGACTCTGTGGAAGAGATCATTACGTACGGCCGCAAGCTGCTGGAAGAAGGCGCGAAGCATGTGCTGATTTCCATGGCTGGCGAAGGAGCTTTGCTCATTACCGAAAATGAGGTGTACCGCGCTACCGTGCCGTCCGGGACGGTGAAAAATTCAGTAGGCGCGGGCGATTCAATGATAGCCGGATTTGTCGGCACGCTATTTCTTACGGGAGATCCGATTGAGGCATTTCGTGCAGGAGTTGCCTCAGGAAGCGCCACTGCATTCTCCGATGACCTGGCAACGAAGGAGGAGATTGAGCGGCTGCGCCCGCAGGTTAAGATCAGTAAGCTGTAG
- a CDS encoding branched-chain amino acid ABC transporter permease, producing the protein MEYFIQQLINGISVGSIYALIALGYTMVYGIIKLINFAHGDVFMVGSFIGLFSARYLASAGLPPVLVLIISLIFSMTVSALLGITIERLAYKPLRKSTRIAALITAIGVSFLLEYTGVLVLGPQAQGFPDIMAKKQYQLFGTSIQVESNQVMILVTTIILMIILQYIVRYTKTGKAMRAVSFDMEAARLMGINVDRTISATFAIGSALAAAAGVIFGMTYNSVDPLMGVMPGLKAFVAAVLGGIGSIPGALVGGLLLGTVETEISSLGYSSWRDGVAFAVLILILIFKPSGLFGKNVREKV; encoded by the coding sequence ATGGAGTATTTTATTCAACAGTTAATTAACGGAATTTCCGTAGGCAGCATTTATGCGCTGATCGCCTTGGGTTATACCATGGTTTACGGGATCATCAAGCTGATCAACTTTGCACATGGGGATGTGTTTATGGTTGGTTCGTTTATTGGACTGTTCAGTGCCAGATATCTGGCATCGGCGGGTCTCCCTCCGGTTTTGGTTCTTATAATATCTCTGATTTTTTCCATGACGGTCAGTGCGCTGCTTGGCATCACAATTGAACGTTTGGCCTATAAGCCGCTGCGTAAATCCACACGGATTGCTGCGCTGATTACGGCAATCGGCGTATCCTTTTTGCTGGAATATACCGGGGTGCTCGTGCTTGGGCCGCAAGCTCAAGGTTTCCCTGACATTATGGCTAAGAAGCAGTACCAATTGTTCGGGACTTCCATCCAGGTGGAATCGAACCAGGTTATGATTTTGGTTACGACGATTATTCTGATGATTATTTTGCAATACATCGTACGTTATACCAAGACCGGTAAAGCGATGCGGGCGGTATCGTTCGATATGGAAGCGGCGCGTTTGATGGGGATCAATGTAGACCGTACCATTTCGGCAACCTTCGCCATCGGCTCGGCGCTTGCGGCAGCAGCCGGCGTAATTTTCGGCATGACTTACAACTCTGTTGATCCGCTGATGGGCGTTATGCCAGGACTGAAAGCTTTCGTCGCCGCAGTGCTTGGAGGCATCGGAAGCATTCCGGGTGCGCTTGTAGGCGGCCTGCTGCTAGGAACGGTAGAGACGGAAATTTCCTCGCTCGGATATTCCTCCTGGCGTGACGGCGTAGCCTTTGCCGTACTGATCCTGATCCTTATCTTTAAACCATCCGGGCTGTTCGGCAAGAATGTCCGGGAGAAAGTGTAG
- a CDS encoding branched-chain amino acid ABC transporter permease: MNKKFWLGIITALVLYGVVQVLLTTGVLDDVQRSMLLLICVNVMLAVSLNLINGITGQFSIGHAGFMSVGAYTSAILTLDHNAPFILAIIAGGVVAAICGVLIGMPTLRLNGDYLAIATLGFGEIIRIIMLNTEYVGGASGLSGIPAKSTWTIMFFFMLITIVLINNFIRSTHGRACLAIRENEIAAEAMGINTTLYKVIAFTLGALFAGMAGGLSAHTFYVITPGSFNFLKSFEILVMVVLGGLGSTAGSIVGAVFVTLLYTYLRDFPEWRMIIYSIVLILMMIFRPGGLLGSTKFSLKKFGKKEAKANGGIGDSSAS; encoded by the coding sequence ATGAACAAAAAATTCTGGCTGGGCATTATCACTGCCCTGGTCTTATATGGGGTCGTGCAAGTTCTGCTAACAACGGGAGTTTTGGATGATGTTCAAAGATCAATGCTCCTTCTGATCTGCGTCAACGTTATGTTGGCAGTATCGCTTAACCTGATTAACGGCATCACCGGGCAGTTTTCAATCGGCCACGCCGGTTTTATGTCTGTCGGCGCCTATACATCGGCGATTCTGACGCTTGACCATAACGCTCCGTTTATTCTCGCCATTATCGCGGGCGGAGTAGTGGCTGCAATATGCGGCGTGCTGATTGGGATGCCGACGCTGCGTCTGAACGGCGACTATTTGGCGATCGCAACACTCGGATTCGGCGAAATTATCCGGATTATCATGCTCAACACGGAATACGTCGGCGGCGCTTCGGGCCTCAGCGGTATTCCGGCAAAGTCGACATGGACGATCATGTTCTTCTTTATGTTAATTACAATTGTACTGATTAATAACTTTATCCGCTCCACACACGGCCGGGCTTGTCTCGCCATCCGCGAGAACGAAATCGCGGCGGAAGCCATGGGTATCAACACGACGCTGTACAAGGTTATTGCCTTTACGCTCGGCGCTCTGTTCGCCGGGATGGCTGGAGGTCTGTCGGCTCATACCTTCTACGTCATCACTCCGGGCAGCTTCAACTTCCTGAAGTCGTTCGAGATTCTCGTTATGGTCGTTCTCGGAGGGCTCGGCAGCACGGCCGGTTCGATCGTCGGCGCTGTATTCGTCACCCTTCTGTATACTTACCTTCGGGATTTCCCGGAATGGCGTATGATTATTTATTCGATCGTTCTGATTCTGATGATGATTTTCCGTCCAGGCGGTCTGCTTGGAAGCACGAAATTCTCTCTCAAGAAGTTCGGCAAAAAGGAGGCGAAGGCAAATGGCGGCATCGGCGACAGCAGTGCTTCTTGA
- a CDS encoding SprT family protein has protein sequence MTNEELQRWIERVSRESFGLPFRHKASFNSRLSSTGGRYFMKTHNIEINPHQLAAYGPEETEKIIKHELCHYHLHLAKRGYRHRDADFKTLLARVGGSRYCQNLPGAKARRPMPYRYKLICTQCSAEYLRKRKVNPQRYRCGKCAGPLKLAVIEGAEPKAKR, from the coding sequence ATGACCAACGAAGAACTGCAGCGCTGGATTGAGCGGGTGTCGCGGGAAAGCTTCGGATTGCCCTTTCGCCATAAAGCGTCTTTTAACAGCAGGCTGTCCTCTACGGGCGGACGTTATTTTATGAAAACCCATAACATAGAGATTAATCCCCACCAGCTAGCGGCGTACGGGCCCGAGGAAACGGAGAAAATTATCAAGCATGAGCTCTGTCACTACCATCTCCATCTGGCAAAAAGAGGGTACCGTCACCGGGACGCCGACTTTAAAACGCTGCTCGCCCGCGTAGGAGGCAGCCGGTACTGCCAGAACCTTCCCGGAGCGAAAGCGCGGAGGCCGATGCCTTACCGCTATAAGCTCATTTGCACGCAGTGCAGCGCGGAGTATCTGCGCAAGCGCAAGGTGAATCCGCAGCGCTACCGCTGCGGGAAATGCGCCGGTCCGCTGAAGCTTGCGGTGATCGAGGGGGCAGAGCCTAAAGCGAAGCGATAG
- the cmpA gene encoding cortex morphogenetic protein CmpA, translating to MPQWLSHQLMKAYYKKDRRQIKLLNECWFFYRDSAVKR from the coding sequence TTGCCGCAATGGCTCAGCCATCAGCTCATGAAAGCCTATTACAAAAAGGACCGGAGACAGATCAAGCTGCTGAACGAATGCTGGTTCTTCTACCGGGATTCCGCAGTAAAGCGTTAG
- a CDS encoding CGNR zinc finger domain-containing protein, producing MLWDDFINSYWRDWRTGDKSKDRDRLEDPHWIEPWLSAHGLPALPMPDCGQLQELKKLRGYLFDTVREVVEGKEPVGLPEQLNHYMAAGPVMRQAVRDDEGRVKMSLLPLRADWEQVMAEIAASFASALAEKEQSRFRICDNPDCLWVYYDDTRNRSKRYCDDKACGNLMKVRRFRARKKAEK from the coding sequence ATGCTGTGGGATGATTTTATTAACAGCTACTGGCGGGATTGGCGAACGGGAGACAAGAGCAAAGACAGGGACCGTCTGGAAGATCCTCATTGGATAGAGCCTTGGCTCTCCGCACACGGACTGCCCGCTCTGCCTATGCCGGACTGCGGGCAATTGCAGGAACTTAAGAAGCTGCGCGGCTATCTTTTTGATACAGTCCGGGAGGTAGTGGAGGGCAAAGAGCCTGTCGGTCTGCCGGAGCAATTGAACCATTATATGGCGGCCGGTCCCGTAATGAGGCAGGCGGTAAGAGACGATGAGGGACGGGTTAAAATGTCGCTGCTGCCGCTGCGGGCAGACTGGGAACAGGTGATGGCGGAGATCGCCGCTTCTTTCGCCTCTGCCCTGGCGGAAAAAGAGCAGTCGCGATTTCGCATCTGCGATAATCCCGACTGTCTCTGGGTCTATTATGACGATACGCGCAACCGCTCCAAGCGCTACTGTGACGATAAAGCCTGCGGCAATCTAATGAAGGTCCGCCGTTTCCGGGCCCGGAAGAAAGCTGAAAAGTGA